The genomic interval GCAGCATATGCTTGAGCTCGACGCGGCTGTCACCTTTCAGCCCGAACGCCTTGGCGAGTTCGCGCTTGGAGGCCTTCTGCGGATGATCGGCGATGAAGCGCAGGATCACCTCGCGCGAGGGCAGTGCGCCGTGGACGATGTTCAGCGGCTCGACAGCGGGAGCATCCTTGCCCGCGCGGCCGATCTTGCCCGGGCGTTTGCCCGCGAGGTTCGTTCTGTCGCGCGGTGTCCTGCTCACGTCAGCTCTTTTTCGATTTCGCGGGCGCCTTCGCCTTCGCTGCCTTCGGCTTGGCGGCCGTCTTGGTGGTCTTTGCTTCGGCGGCTGCCGCCTTCGGCTTGGCTTTCGCCTTGGATGCCTTGGTGGCGGGCGCCTTGCCGGCCTTTTCAGTGATCAGCACAAGCGCCTCCTCGATGGTGATGGCTTGCGGATCCTTGCCCTTCGGCAGCGTGGCGTTGACCTTGCCCCAGTTGACATAGGGGCCGTACTTGCCGTCGCGAACGGTGATGGCGCCGCCATCGGGGTGATCGCCGAGGGTCTTCAGCGCCGCCGGCGTGCCGCGCGCGCCCCGGCCCGGCGCCTTGTTCGCCTTTTCGGCGATCAGCGTCACAGCGCGGTTGAGACCGACGGAGAAGACGTCCTCGACGGTTTCCAGATTGGCATAGGAACCGTCATGCAGAAGGAATGGACCGTAGCGTCCGATGCCTGAGGAGATCATCTTGCCGGTTTCGGGATGTTTGCCGATATCGCGCGGCAGCGAAATCAAAGCCATCGCCTTTTCATAGTCGATATCCTCGGGCTTCCAGCCCTTCGGCAACGAGGCGCGTTTGGCCTCCTTGCCATCGCCGCGCTGGATATAGGGACCGAAGCGGCCGGAACGCAGCGTCAGTTCCTCACCGGTCGTCGGATCGGTGCCAAGGTTCTTCGGCTCGTTGAGCGCGACACCTTCCGCTTCCCCGCCGTTTTCGGAGGAGAGTTGACGGGTGTAGTTGCATTCCGGATAGTTCGAACAGCCGACGAAGGCACCATATCTGCCGAGCTTCAGCGACAGGTTGCCGGTGCCGCAGACCTGGCAGATTCTGGGGTCGCTGCCATCTTCGCGTTTCGGAAAGACGAGCGGCGCCAGCGCCTCGTTCAGCGAATCGAGCACGTTGGTGACGCGCAGTTCCTTGGTGTCTTCGATCTGAGCGAAGAAATCCTTCCAGAAATCGCGCAGCACCTGCTTCCAGTTCAGCTCGCCCGCGGAAATCCGGTCGAGCTTCTCCTCGAGATCGGCGGTGAAATCATATTCGACATATTTGGTGAAGAAGCTTTCGAGGAAAGCCGTCACCAGCCGGCCCTTGGCCTGCGGGATCAGCTTGCGCTTGTCGATGGTCACATAATCGCGGTCGCGCAGCGTCGCGAGTGTCGCGGCATAGGTGGAGGGGCGGCCGATGCCGAGCTCTTCCATCTTCTTGATCAGCGAAGCTTCCGAGTAACGCGGCGGCGGTTCGGTGAAATGCTGGGTCGAATTGATCTTCTGCTTGGCGAGCGTCTCGCGCGCATTGATCTCCGGCAGGCGGCCATCCTCGTCGCCGTCGTCGCTCTGCTCGCCGTCCTCCTTCTGGTCGGTATAGGCGGCGATGAAGCCGTCGAAGCGAATGACCGAACCGACAGCGCGCAGGCCCGCCTTCTCTCCCTTGTTGTCGGCGGTGATTTCAGCCGTCGTGCGCTCGATCTCGGCCGATGCCATCTGGCTGGCGATGCCGCGCTTCCAGATCAGGTCGTAAAGCCGGATCTGGTCGGCATCGAGAAATTTGCGCAGACGGTCGGGGGAGCGGTTGAAATCGGTCGGGCGGATCGCCTCGTGTGCCTCCTGGGCGTTTTTCGCCTTGGTGGAATAGAAGCGCGCCTTCTCCGGCATATAGCGTTCGCCGAACTGGTCGAGGATGGCGCGTCGTGCCGCATCGATCGCCTCGGGCGCCATCTGTACGCCGTCGGTTCGCATATAGGTGATGAGACCGACGGTCTCGCCGCCGATGTCGACGCCCTCGTAGAGCTTCTGGGCGATCTGCATGGTGCGCGAGGCGGAGAAGCCGAGATTGGAGGAGGCGGCCTGTTGCAGCGTCGAGGTGGTAAAGGGCGGTCCCGGATTACGCTTGACCGGCTTCGCCTCGACCGTTTCGACGATATAGCTTGCACCTTCGAGCAAAGCCTTCAGGCGGCTGGCTTCCTCGCCGTTGCCGATCGCGCGCGGCGGTAGCCGCTTGCCGTGCGCCGAGACCAGCTTTGCTTCGAATTCGTCGCCGCGCGGCGTCTTCAGAAGCGCCGAGAGGTTCCAGTATTCTTCGGAGATGAAGCGCTCGATCTCGGATTCGCGGTCGCAGACTAGGCGAAGCGCCACCGACTGGACGCGGCCGGCCGAACGCGCGCCGGGCAGCTTGCGCCACAGGACCGGCGAAAGATTGAAACCGACGAGATAGTCGAGTGCGCGGCGTGCCAGATAGGCGTCGACCAGCGGCACGTCGATATCACGCGGATCGGCCATCGCGTCGAGGACCGCCTTCTTGGTGATCGCATTGAAGACGACGCGCTTGACCGACTTGCCGTTCAGCACCCGCTTCTTGTTCAGCATGTCGAGGACGTGCCAGGAAATCGCTTCGCCTTCACGATCCGGGTCGGTCGCGAGAAACAGGCCGTCAGAGGATTTCACCGCGTCGGCAATGTCCTTCATCCGCTTGGCAGAGGCGCCGTCGACCTCCCAAAGCATTTCGAAATCCTGATCGGGAAGGACCG from Rhizobium lentis carries:
- the topA gene encoding type I DNA topoisomerase — its product is MNVVVVESPAKAKTINKYLGSGYKVLASFGHVRDLPAKDGSVLPDQDFEMLWEVDGASAKRMKDIADAVKSSDGLFLATDPDREGEAISWHVLDMLNKKRVLNGKSVKRVVFNAITKKAVLDAMADPRDIDVPLVDAYLARRALDYLVGFNLSPVLWRKLPGARSAGRVQSVALRLVCDRESEIERFISEEYWNLSALLKTPRGDEFEAKLVSAHGKRLPPRAIGNGEEASRLKALLEGASYIVETVEAKPVKRNPGPPFTTSTLQQAASSNLGFSASRTMQIAQKLYEGVDIGGETVGLITYMRTDGVQMAPEAIDAARRAILDQFGERYMPEKARFYSTKAKNAQEAHEAIRPTDFNRSPDRLRKFLDADQIRLYDLIWKRGIASQMASAEIERTTAEITADNKGEKAGLRAVGSVIRFDGFIAAYTDQKEDGEQSDDGDEDGRLPEINARETLAKQKINSTQHFTEPPPRYSEASLIKKMEELGIGRPSTYAATLATLRDRDYVTIDKRKLIPQAKGRLVTAFLESFFTKYVEYDFTADLEEKLDRISAGELNWKQVLRDFWKDFFAQIEDTKELRVTNVLDSLNEALAPLVFPKREDGSDPRICQVCGTGNLSLKLGRYGAFVGCSNYPECNYTRQLSSENGGEAEGVALNEPKNLGTDPTTGEELTLRSGRFGPYIQRGDGKEAKRASLPKGWKPEDIDYEKAMALISLPRDIGKHPETGKMISSGIGRYGPFLLHDGSYANLETVEDVFSVGLNRAVTLIAEKANKAPGRGARGTPAALKTLGDHPDGGAITVRDGKYGPYVNWGKVNATLPKGKDPQAITIEEALVLITEKAGKAPATKASKAKAKPKAAAAEAKTTKTAAKPKAAKAKAPAKSKKS